CAACGGCAGCCCGGCGATCAACAGGCTGGCCAGCTGCCGCGTGAACAGTGCCTGCTCACGCTGCGACAGCTTGCGGCCCCATACCAGCCGCTGGCCGCGTTGGCCGCGCTCGCGGCTGCCGGCAGCCTCCACCAGCAGCGGCGTCAACCCTTGCGTGCGCAGTTGCGCACGCGCGGCGCGCGCGCTGTCAGCCTCGACTACGCCGCGTTGCGACTTGCCTGTGGCGTCGATCGCCTCGAATCGGAAAGCGGGCATAGGCGGTCCGTGTTATTCCCCGCCGGTTACACGCAGCACTTCCTCGAGCGAGGTCACACCGGTGTCGAGCCAGCGCTGCGCATCCTCGCGCAATGTACGCATGCCGCTCGCGCGTGCGCGCTGGAGCAGTTCGGCATCCGATGCATTGCGGTGAATCAACGTGCGGATCGCGTCATCAATTAGCAACAGTTCATAGACGCCACGGCGGCCGGTATAGCCGCAGTGGCCACACTTGTCGCAACCGACCGGATGCCACTGCATACGACCATCATCGACGCTCTGTCGCTTGCATACCGGACACAACTGGCGCACCAGTCGTTGCGCCAGCACGCCCAGCAGGCTCGAAGCAAGCAGATAGGGCTCCACGCCCATGTCGGTGAGCCGCGTCACCGCAGATGCCGCATCGTTGGTGTGCAACGTGGCCAGCACCAAGTGCCCGGTCAGCGACGCCTGTACCGCGATCTGCGCCGTCTCCAGGTCGCGAATTTCCCCAATCATGATAATGTCCGGGTCCTGCCGCAGGATCGAGCGTAGCGCGCGGGCAAAATTCATCCCGATGCGATCGTTGACCTGCGTCTGCCCGATGCCGGACAAGTCGTACTCGATCGGATCCTCGACCGTCATGATGTTCGACGTCTCGGTCTCCAGCCGCGACAGCGCCGCGTACAACGTCGTGGTCTTGCCCGAGCCGGTCGGGCCGGTCACCAGCACGATGCCGTGCGGGCGTCCAATCAGCTTGTCGAATTGCGCAAGCGTGTCGGGGCCCATTCCCAGCCGCTCCAAGTTCAGTCGCTGCGCATCCTTCTCGAGCAACCGCAACACCGCGCGTTCGCCGTGACCGGTGGGTAGCGTCGATACCCGGACATCGACCGGGCGCCCGCCGACACGCAACGTAATGCGTCCGTCCTGCGGCAAACGCTTTTCGGCGATGTCCAGTTGCGCCATGATCTTGATACGCGAGATCAGTGCGCCATGCAGCGCCTTTTTGGGCCGCACCACGTCGCGCAACGTGCCGTCCACGCGAAAGCGCACGACCGACGTGTTCTCAAACGGCTCAATGTGGATATCCGACGCGCCTTCGCGGGCAGCCTGCGTGAGCAGCGCATTGATCATCCGGATAATCGGCGCGTCGTCCTCGGACTCGAGCAGATCCTCGACCTCCGGAATGTCCTGCATCAGCCTGGACAAGTCGACTTCGCCCTCGACCTCGCCGACCACCTGCGCGGCGCTGCCGTCTTGCCGCGCATACGCGTTGTTGATCGCCTGCGTCAACTCGTCTGACGGCAAGCGGGTCAGCGTCAGCGCGCCGAAGTTGCGTGCCACCTCGGCCAGCGCCGCGGCACTGGTGCGTTCGCTGATCCAGACATCCAGTCCACTGGCGTGCTGGTGCGCGATCAGGATCTGGCCGCTGCGCGCGAACGCGTAAGGCAACAGCCGCGCGGCCAACGGCGACGGCGGCTCGCGCTCGGCAACGGTTTCGCTCGAAGCAGTCACGGTACGCATTGACGGACCTGTTTGTACAGAAAGGGCAGGCGTCACGGATGCTGTCCGGGCGCCACCGTGGAATCGGCCGGCGACGCTGGCGCAGGCGACGCGCCCACAGGTGCAGGGGCATGACTAACTGACGCGTTGGGTGCACCCACCAGTGCATCAGCATTGCTAACTGACGCGTCAGGTGCGCCTACAAATGCATCGGCATTGCCAACTGACGCGCCAGGTGCGCCTACCGGTGCATCGGCATTACCCACTGACGCGTCGGGTGCGTCAACAGGTGGCGACACGCTCGTCGCCGCGGCGCCGTTGCCGCGTGCATCGGCTCCATTGCCATGGTGCGGCCCGCTGCGGCCATATGCCGAGCGCAGATCGAACACGTTATTCGCCGCGGGCCCGCCTCCTTCGTTCGGCCCCAGCGGCGCGGGCGGCAACAACGGCGTTTCGCGGTCCTTGACGATCCGGTTATCCGATTGGTATGCGGCCTGTTCGGCGCGCAAATACTCGTAGCGGTCCAGCGCCAGCTGACTACTGGTGCTTTGGTCGCGCACGATCACCGGGCGCAAGAACACCATCAGGTTCGATTTCGTGCGCGTCTTCGATTCGCTGCGGAACAGACTGCCGAGCACCGGGATATTGCCCAGCCATGGCACCTTCGAATTGCCGTTCGCGTAGTTGTCCTGGATCAGGCCACCGAGCACGATGATTTCGCCGTCGTCCGCCAGCACGGTGGACTGGATCGAGCGCTTGGTGATCGACACACCGCCAGGGTTGGACTGCGTGCCTTGTTGCACGGCGGAATCCTCCTGGTAGATCTGCAGCTTGAGCACGCCGCCCTCGCTGATCTGCGGCTTGATATGCAGCGTGATACCCACGTCCTGGCGATCGAACGTGTTGAATGCGGAGACCGAAGTCGTCGTATTGGCGGTCGGCGTCGCGTATGAACCAGTCACCACCGGCACGTTTTGGCCGACCACGATCCGCGCTTCTTCATTGTCTAGCGTGATCAGGTTAGGCGTAGACAGGATGTTGGTATCGCTGCTCGTGGCCAGCGCCTGCAACAGGCCACCCAGGCCGAAGACCTTACCGAAGCGGTGCAGCAGGCCAATGTTCAGGCCATTGTTGAGCAGGTTGTTCGGGCCAATCTGTGCGGCCGCGGTGGCCGGGTCCTGCGCGACGATGGCGCCGGTGGCGCTTAAGCCGACGATGCTCTGGCTGCCGTTTGCATTGAAGTTTGAGCCGCCATACACCCCATTATTGCCGTTGTTCGACAACAGCGCGCCCTGCCATTGGATACCAAGGTTGGCACCGGAGGTCGCGTTCATGTCCACGATCACCGCTTCGATGTAGACCTGTGCCCGGCGCTGGTCGAGCTGGTCAATCACGTTGCGGATGTTCCGGTATAACGGCTCTGGCGCGGTGATGATGAGCGAATTGGTAGCCGGGTCGGCTTGCACGATACCGCCCTGCGCATTGTCGTCGTTGCTACTTTCCTTGTCGCTGAAACTTTGGTCCCTCGACTGTCCGGAGCCGAATCCGCCAGCGCCGCCACTGCCCGACAGCGGGTTGCGGCTCATGGCACTGGATGAGCCCGAGGGTAGCGGTGGCAGCCCAGACACGCCGGTGGAGCTGCCAAGACCGCCACCGAACGAATCGGATTTGCCGCCGCTGCTTTGCGATTCCGAGCCTGTTGCACCGCGGCTGCCTCCGAGCATGCCGCGCAGCGTCTTAGCCATGCGTACCGCTTCCGCGTTGCGCAGCGGCACCACGTGGATATTGCCCGGTTGCGTCGTCGGCGCGTCCAGCGTCGCAATCAGCGATTTCGCCGCCGCCAGCCTTGACGGGCTCGCCGCGCGCAGCAGCACCGAATTGGTCCGCGGGTCGGCATTCACGCTCACGCGCAGCGTCGCATCAGTGCCCCCAATCGCACCCGGGTCGAGTAGCTTGCCCAGTTGTTGCGCGACATCGACTGCGCTGGCGTTCTTCAACGGCACGATCTGCACCTGTGCCCCGGCCGACGTGTCGATGCCCTGAATGATCTGGCCGATACGGCGCACATTGTCCGCGTAGTCGGTCACCACCAGCGTATTGTTCGACGGATAGGCGGCAACTTGGTTATTTGGCGAGATCAATGGCCGCAACACCGGCAACAGGTTGTTCGCTGACTCGTTGCGCAGCTGGAACACCTGTGTGACCACTTGGTCGCCGCGGGCCGGCGTCGTGTTGCCGATATAGGTCGGCACACCTTGCAGCTTCGCATCCGCCTCCGGCACGACCTTCAGCACCCCGTGGTCCTGCACCAGGGCGAACCCCTGCATCCGCAACGCAGACTGCAACGTCTTAAGTGCCTGTTCCCGCGGTACCGGCTGCTCGGAAACGAGATTCAATTGTCCCTTGACGCGGGGGTCAACAATGATCGTCTTGTTGGTCGCCGCGCCGATTGCCTTGGCAACCTGGTCAATATCGGCATCGACGAAATTCAAGGTGACCTGCGCGCGAGCGGGGGACGCCCCGAGCACGGCGGCGATCAGACCCGCGACCAGCAGCGAACGCGCCATGCGTCGCGCAGGAAAACGATTCTGTGTCATTGGATAGTGGTGTTTGGCGCCGGCCGAGCAGTGCTCAGTCCGATCAATTATGCAAGCAGCTTGGTGTGGCACCGCAAAGATGCCATGCGCAATGCCAAAGTCGCAACATTAACAGCTTTTTAAGTCTGAACTATCACAAGAACGATCATTCCTTGAATTCGGACAAAAAGTTATCCCTAACCGATCCTTACTTGCGCACGCATGCGTCACCATGGCAAAAATGCCGGCGGCGGACTATTCCGCCTGCCGCTTCTGTGGGCAAACGCCTAGTTCCGCCGCCTATCGTGCCAGATGATGGGCCATACGCGACGCAACTCAGCGGCGCGCCGCGCAGTGACGCGTGCCGGCGCGAAGCAACGCCACAGACCGGGCATCCCGATGCGTTACCATGAGCGACGAAGTGGCACGAAGGTGCGTGTGCCGGCACGGGTCGGCCACGCCGCGGGGTCGCATTGTACACGCCGGGTGCCGCCTTGAAACTGCTCCTGTTCGAAACGATGAACCTGAGATCCATCACCTCGATCGCCTTTGCCGCCAGCGTGCTCGCACTGACGTCGCCGCGCGCGCATGCGGACTGCTTCGACAACGCGGCTGCCTATCATCACGTGAATCCCCTGATCCTGCGCGCGATCGCGTGGCAGGAGTCGCACAACCGGCCTGACGCACTGCACAAGAACGCGAACGGCTCAACCGACTACGGCTTGATGCAGATCAACTCGATCCACTTACCTAAGCTCGCGTCATACGGCATCTCGCACCAGACGCTAATGGAGCCATGCAAGGCCGTCTACATCGCCGCCTGGCACTTGCGACGCCAAATGGACAAATACGGCAATACCTGGCAGGCGGTCGGCTCTTATCATTCCGAAACACCGGCGCTGCGCGACAAGTACGCCAAGCAGATCATGGCGATTCTGAACAAGTGGAACCTGCTCGCGCAGCGCTGAGCTGAGCGGCGCAAGCGGCAGGCGTAGAATGTGGCGATGACTTTTGCTCCCCTGCCTGTCACCGTGCTCTGCGGCTTTCTTGGCGCCGGCAAGACCACACTGCTCAATCATATCCTCGCGAACCGAGCCGGCTTGCGCGTGGCCGTCATCGTCAACGATGTCGCGTCGGTCAATATCGATGCGCAGCTGGTACGCGGCGCGAGCGAGCTGTCGCACGTCGATGAGCGGCTCGTTGAACTTTCAAATGGCTGTATCTGCTGTACGTTGCGCGACGATCTGCTACGTGAGGTGAAGCGGCTTGCCGCAGAAAACCGCTTTGATGCGATCCTGATCGAATCGACTGGCATCGCAGAGCCGCTACCGATTGCTGAAACCTTCACGTTCGTCGACGACGACGGCGTGGCGCTCGCCGACCTTGCCAGGCTGGACACGCTCGTCACGGTGGTCGATGCGTGCCATTTCCTGCGTGACTATGAATCGACCGACGCGCTGGCCGACCGCGGCATGGCCGTCGATGCCGGCGATGATCGCGCGCTGGTCGAGTTGCTGATCGAGCAAGTGGAGTTTTGCGACGTGCTGGTGCTGAACAAGGCCGATCTGGTCAGCGCCGACGAGCTGTCCCGGCTACGGCACATCCTTGCGCGGATCAATCCGCGCGCGCGCCAAGTGGTCTCACGCTTTGCCGACGTGCCGCTAGCCGAGGTGTTTAACACCGGCCGCTTCGATTTCGATCTGGCGGCGAGCGCGCCAGGCTGGCTTGCGTCGCTACATCACGATCATCCCGGCGAAGCCGACGCATTTGGCATCGGCAATGTGGTGTATCGGTCGCGCCGGCCGTTTCATCCGCAACGTTTCTGGGACTTGCTGCACAACGAGACTGCCTGGCGCGGCGTGCTGCGCAGCAAGGGTTTTTTCTGGCTCGCTACCCGCAACGACCTTGCTGGCACGCTGTCTCAGGCCGGCACGGTATGCCGGCACGGGCCGGCCGGAACGTGGTGGGCCGCCCAGCCGCGCGATACGTGGCCGCAAGACGACGCGTTCCTGTCGGAGTTGAAAACGGACTGGCATGGAGATTGGAGCGATCCGACGATCGGTGATCGTCGCCAGGAACTGGTGCTGATCGGCGCGCATCTGGATCGCGATGCGTGGCAAGCCAGGCTTGACGCATGCGTGCTGACCGATGCGCAATGGCAAGCAGGGCAGAAAGGCGCCAATCCGTCGGCATGGCAGGGATTCGCCGACCCGTTTCCGCGATGGAGCGAAGCGTTCGATCACGTCAACGATGTCGATGACCCGCCCGGGAACGCACCCGGGTCGCCGGCGTTCGCCAGCCGATCAATATAAACCACGGTGCCGCGCGCCACGTCCGGCGTGTTCGCCGGGCGTGGCGCGGGGAAAGTGCACCCGCTTGTGGGCAGCGGGCGGCACGGCTGCTTGCGTCAGCGCTTAACGCTCGTTGACGACGTCCTTGAACGCCTTGCCGGCCGTGAACTTGACCGTCTTTGCAGCGGGAATCTTGATCGTCTCGCCGGTCTTCGGGTTACGGCCGGTGCGCGCCGCGCGCTTGCCCGAGCCGAAGCTGCCGAAGCCGATCAACTGGACGCTGTCGCCCTTGGACACGACCGTCTTAATGATTTCGAGCAGCGTGTCGAGCGTCTCGCCAGTTTGCGCCTTGCTGGCGCCGGTCTGCGCGGCGACCGCATCGATCAGTTCCTGTTTGTTCATACGTATCCTTTTAAAGTTGGTTGATTATGAACGCCATAAACGCGCCGATTATACGTGCGCGCACCATGGCGTCGAGCCCCGCGATCTTGCTGCAAGCGTTCCCCGCATCACTTGCGGCGATGCAATATCAGCGTTGCCGCTTCCCGGCCCGAACTGGCGTACCCCACGTGCGTGGACGGCGCTTGCTATGATAACCACGGCAAACCCTTTATTGACAAGGGTTCCGCAGAATTTACCTGCTCTTTCACACGCTGTGCGCAGTTTGTGCCGAAAAGGAACGTGATGTTCGCTCTCATCCCGATAAAAACCCGGCCAGCGTTGGTTTTTGCCAACGTTCGAGCCCGATGACTGGCCCACTCATTGCCGCGCAACTTGCGTTGCGCGAGGACGGCATCCCTTATTCACCGCTGTTCGACGACGTCTACCATAGCGCGATGGGGGGCATCGGCCAGGCGCTGCACGTGTTCGTCGCGGGAAACCGGCTGCCCGCCAATTGGCAACACAAGGCGGTGTTTTCGATCGTGGAGACCGGCTTCGGGCTCGGCTTAAACTTCCTCGTCACATGGTCACAGTGGCGCGGCGACCCCTCGCGATGCGATCGGCTGCATTTCGTTTCCGTCGAAAAACATCCGTTCAGCCGCGACGATCTTGACACGCTGCTCACGCGCCTGCTCGATTCGCATGCTGAACTTGCAGGCCTTGCACGCAAGCTGGTCCGCGCCTGGCCCATGCTCACGCCCGGCATTCATCGGCTGGCGTTCGATGACGGACGCGTCACATTGACACTGGCACTGGGCGATGCAGCGCAAATGCTACCCAAGTTGGCCGTGCGCGCCGATGCGTTCTATCTCGACGGCTTCTCGCCGGCCAAAAACGACGCGCTATGGTCGCCCGCGATCTTCAAGGCGCTAGCCAGAATGGCCGAAGTCGGCGCCACGTTCGCCACTTATACCTCGGCCGGCAAGGTCAAGGCTGCACTCACCGGCGCCGGTTTCGTGCACCGTAAGGCGCGGGGCTATGGCACCAAGCGCGACATGCTAGTCGGCGAATTCGCACCGGCCTACCGGGTCCGACGCCATGAACCGCCGCCGCGCGCTGCCTGGACGCACCGCCATGCGATTGTGGTCGGCGCGGGGCTGGCTGGCTGCGCGGTAGCCGAGCGGCTGGCTGCGCGCGGCTGGGCGATCACGCTGCTGGAACAGCGCGATGCACCGGCGAGCGAAGCCTCAGGTAACCCGGCGGGCGTGTTCCATCCGATGATCGCGCGCGCGATGACACCTGCCATGCGGCTCTCCAGCGCGGGCTTCCTGTATGCGCTGCGGGCCTGGCAGGCATTGGCCGACGCTGGCCATGCGCTGCACTGGCACGCCGGTGGACTGCTGCAGCTCGCGCAAGACGACGTCGACGCCGCGGCATTGCGCGACGCCATCGTCGCAGCCGGACTGCCGGCCGGATTCGCCGTCGCGGTAGACCGCGATGCGGCCAGCGCCTACGCTGGCGTCACGCTCGAGCGCGGTGGCATCTGGTTCCCACGTGGCGGGTGGATCGCACCGCCATCACTGTGCCGTGCCCAATTGGCCGCGGCACGCACCACGCTCGCCGCGAACGGCCAAAGTCTGGCGTGGCGCACGCTGTTCGGCGTGCGCGTTGAACAGCTTGTTCATGACGTGGAAGGCTGGCACGCGCTCGATGCAGCGGGCGGGCGGATCGCCACAGCACCCGTCGTGGTCATCGCCAACGCGCACGACGCGATCCGTCTGGGCCATTTGGCCCACGCGCCGGTGCGCTCGGCCCGCGGGCAATTGACGATATTGCCACATGCCGCGCCGCCTTCGCTTCGCATGCCCGTAATCGGCGATGGCTACGCACTGGCACTGGATAACGGCCGCCTGATGACCGGTGCAAGCTACGACATGGATGACGCTGGCTTGGACGAACGGCGCGCGTCACATGACGAGAATATCAGCCGCCTGCGCGCGCTCATACCGGGAATCGCGCCGTCAGTTGACTGGGCTAGGGTACAGGGGCGGGTAGGCTTACGTTGCGTGGTCAGTGACCGGCTGCCCATGGTCGGTCCGCTGGCGGACGAAGCGGATCCGATGGCAGCCGGCGCCTCCCAGTCCGGCGCACGGCTGCCGGAGCTGCAACGGCGCCCAGGCCTGTACGGCGCATTCGCCTATGGTTCACGAGGACTCGTGTGGGCGGCGATAAGCGGCGAATTGCTCGCCAGCCAGATCAACGGCGAGCCTTGGCCACTGGAGCGGGACCTGGCTGACGCATTGGATCCGGCGCGTTACCTGCTGCGCACGCTGCGCGCCACAGCTCAACGATAGAGCGGGGTAGCGGTACGGCGCGATGGCCTGACGCCCGTTCGATGGTTATCCACCTTGTGCTGTGGATAACCGCGTGGGTTACCGGCGCACGGCATGTGGACTCATTCTGGGTAACTGCTGGACGTGACCTTGCGTCAACAAAGTTGTTCGGCAAAAGCAATGCGCGCCGCACATTTTCTCCGAAGACTTCTCAGTATGGCAAGTAGATGTTTACAAAGCGTTAACTCAAGTTATCCACAGACGGAGCACTGCTTTGTTAACTTCTACTACGTTTACATATACGGTAAACCTTAAAACCAACACTCGGTCATGCCCGGTCAGTCGAATGTACCCGATGTCAACGTTGTCAATTCCAACGATTACAATCCATTTACGTCAGCACAGATAACTTGACGCGAGCATCAGAGTTCCTAAGGTACCAACCTCTGTCCACGTGAGACTTTGGGAATAGCCAAGTTGCCTCGTGTACTGACGTCACTCAATTCACGACTTGCTGTTCTTCGGGAACTGTCAGCAA
This sequence is a window from Mycetohabitans rhizoxinica HKI 454. Protein-coding genes within it:
- the gspE gene encoding type II secretion system ATPase GspE translates to MRTVTASSETVAEREPPSPLAARLLPYAFARSGQILIAHQHASGLDVWISERTSAAALAEVARNFGALTLTRLPSDELTQAINNAYARQDGSAAQVVGEVEGEVDLSRLMQDIPEVEDLLESEDDAPIIRMINALLTQAAREGASDIHIEPFENTSVVRFRVDGTLRDVVRPKKALHGALISRIKIMAQLDIAEKRLPQDGRITLRVGGRPVDVRVSTLPTGHGERAVLRLLEKDAQRLNLERLGMGPDTLAQFDKLIGRPHGIVLVTGPTGSGKTTTLYAALSRLETETSNIMTVEDPIEYDLSGIGQTQVNDRIGMNFARALRSILRQDPDIIMIGEIRDLETAQIAVQASLTGHLVLATLHTNDAASAVTRLTDMGVEPYLLASSLLGVLAQRLVRQLCPVCKRQSVDDGRMQWHPVGCDKCGHCGYTGRRGVYELLLIDDAIRTLIHRNASDAELLQRARASGMRTLREDAQRWLDTGVTSLEEVLRVTGGE
- the gspD gene encoding type II secretion system secretin GspD — protein: MTQNRFPARRMARSLLVAGLIAAVLGASPARAQVTLNFVDADIDQVAKAIGAATNKTIIVDPRVKGQLNLVSEQPVPREQALKTLQSALRMQGFALVQDHGVLKVVPEADAKLQGVPTYIGNTTPARGDQVVTQVFQLRNESANNLLPVLRPLISPNNQVAAYPSNNTLVVTDYADNVRRIGQIIQGIDTSAGAQVQIVPLKNASAVDVAQQLGKLLDPGAIGGTDATLRVSVNADPRTNSVLLRAASPSRLAAAKSLIATLDAPTTQPGNIHVVPLRNAEAVRMAKTLRGMLGGSRGATGSESQSSGGKSDSFGGGLGSSTGVSGLPPLPSGSSSAMSRNPLSGSGGAGGFGSGQSRDQSFSDKESSNDDNAQGGIVQADPATNSLIITAPEPLYRNIRNVIDQLDQRRAQVYIEAVIVDMNATSGANLGIQWQGALLSNNGNNGVYGGSNFNANGSQSIVGLSATGAIVAQDPATAAAQIGPNNLLNNGLNIGLLHRFGKVFGLGGLLQALATSSDTNILSTPNLITLDNEEARIVVGQNVPVVTGSYATPTANTTTSVSAFNTFDRQDVGITLHIKPQISEGGVLKLQIYQEDSAVQQGTQSNPGGVSITKRSIQSTVLADDGEIIVLGGLIQDNYANGNSKVPWLGNIPVLGSLFRSESKTRTKSNLMVFLRPVIVRDQSTSSQLALDRYEYLRAEQAAYQSDNRIVKDRETPLLPPAPLGPNEGGGPAANNVFDLRSAYGRSGPHHGNGADARGNGAAATSVSPPVDAPDASVGNADAPVGAPGASVGNADAFVGAPDASVSNADALVGAPNASVSHAPAPVGASPAPASPADSTVAPGQHP
- a CDS encoding lytic transglycosylase domain-containing protein; its protein translation is MNLRSITSIAFAASVLALTSPRAHADCFDNAAAYHHVNPLILRAIAWQESHNRPDALHKNANGSTDYGLMQINSIHLPKLASYGISHQTLMEPCKAVYIAAWHLRRQMDKYGNTWQAVGSYHSETPALRDKYAKQIMAILNKWNLLAQR
- a CDS encoding GTP-binding protein, producing the protein MTFAPLPVTVLCGFLGAGKTTLLNHILANRAGLRVAVIVNDVASVNIDAQLVRGASELSHVDERLVELSNGCICCTLRDDLLREVKRLAAENRFDAILIESTGIAEPLPIAETFTFVDDDGVALADLARLDTLVTVVDACHFLRDYESTDALADRGMAVDAGDDRALVELLIEQVEFCDVLVLNKADLVSADELSRLRHILARINPRARQVVSRFADVPLAEVFNTGRFDFDLAASAPGWLASLHHDHPGEADAFGIGNVVYRSRRPFHPQRFWDLLHNETAWRGVLRSKGFFWLATRNDLAGTLSQAGTVCRHGPAGTWWAAQPRDTWPQDDAFLSELKTDWHGDWSDPTIGDRRQELVLIGAHLDRDAWQARLDACVLTDAQWQAGQKGANPSAWQGFADPFPRWSEAFDHVNDVDDPPGNAPGSPAFASRSI
- a CDS encoding HU family DNA-binding protein — translated: MNKQELIDAVAAQTGASKAQTGETLDTLLEIIKTVVSKGDSVQLIGFGSFGSGKRAARTGRNPKTGETIKIPAAKTVKFTAGKAFKDVVNER
- the mnmC gene encoding bifunctional tRNA (5-methylaminomethyl-2-thiouridine)(34)-methyltransferase MnmD/FAD-dependent 5-carboxymethylaminomethyl-2-thiouridine(34) oxidoreductase MnmC translates to MTGPLIAAQLALREDGIPYSPLFDDVYHSAMGGIGQALHVFVAGNRLPANWQHKAVFSIVETGFGLGLNFLVTWSQWRGDPSRCDRLHFVSVEKHPFSRDDLDTLLTRLLDSHAELAGLARKLVRAWPMLTPGIHRLAFDDGRVTLTLALGDAAQMLPKLAVRADAFYLDGFSPAKNDALWSPAIFKALARMAEVGATFATYTSAGKVKAALTGAGFVHRKARGYGTKRDMLVGEFAPAYRVRRHEPPPRAAWTHRHAIVVGAGLAGCAVAERLAARGWAITLLEQRDAPASEASGNPAGVFHPMIARAMTPAMRLSSAGFLYALRAWQALADAGHALHWHAGGLLQLAQDDVDAAALRDAIVAAGLPAGFAVAVDRDAASAYAGVTLERGGIWFPRGGWIAPPSLCRAQLAAARTTLAANGQSLAWRTLFGVRVEQLVHDVEGWHALDAAGGRIATAPVVVIANAHDAIRLGHLAHAPVRSARGQLTILPHAAPPSLRMPVIGDGYALALDNGRLMTGASYDMDDAGLDERRASHDENISRLRALIPGIAPSVDWARVQGRVGLRCVVSDRLPMVGPLADEADPMAAGASQSGARLPELQRRPGLYGAFAYGSRGLVWAAISGELLASQINGEPWPLERDLADALDPARYLLRTLRATAQR